Proteins from one Bacteriovorax sp. BAL6_X genomic window:
- the menA gene encoding 1,4-dihydroxy-2-naphthoate octaprenyltransferase: protein MSQLVKGFITAARPKTLPAGASPVIMATAAAYFDQGNISWIVFTITLLCTLLLQISSNLINDYYDTQTGVDTQERLGPERVTSTGLVSPQTVKKFFIATLAMAFLLGIFLMNVGGLPIIIVGLASIIGAYAYTGGPFPLSHYGLGELLALVFFGNIAVCGAYYLQVGTINDSIILLSLYPGLLSAAIMAINNARDIESDKAAGKLTLGILLNKMIMKKTSSWLPLIFVAIAFVILCGHSILILSSGQAVAVDIILFILTLVFLKTWTYPIKNGPSPAYNESLARTGKYLFISTLIYSGAMWLS, encoded by the coding sequence ATGAGTCAACTTGTAAAAGGATTTATAACTGCAGCAAGGCCCAAGACATTACCGGCCGGGGCCTCTCCGGTTATCATGGCCACTGCGGCCGCATATTTTGACCAAGGTAATATTAGTTGGATCGTATTTACGATAACACTGCTTTGTACTCTCCTTTTACAAATCTCTTCTAATCTAATTAATGATTACTACGACACCCAAACAGGTGTTGATACACAAGAGCGCTTAGGCCCAGAGCGTGTCACAAGCACAGGACTTGTAAGTCCACAGACAGTAAAGAAATTTTTCATCGCTACATTGGCCATGGCCTTCTTACTTGGAATCTTTCTCATGAATGTTGGAGGACTACCAATTATTATTGTTGGCCTTGCTTCAATCATTGGTGCTTACGCCTACACAGGTGGCCCTTTCCCACTATCTCACTACGGACTTGGAGAGCTTCTAGCTCTTGTATTCTTTGGCAATATTGCAGTATGTGGAGCTTACTATCTTCAGGTGGGCACAATTAATGATTCAATTATCCTTCTTAGCCTCTATCCGGGCCTACTAAGTGCGGCCATTATGGCCATTAATAATGCTCGAGATATCGAAAGTGATAAGGCCGCAGGCAAGCTAACACTTGGGATTTTACTTAATAAAATGATTATGAAGAAAACCTCAAGCTGGCTGCCTTTAATCTTTGTTGCCATTGCTTTTGTTATCCTATGTGGACATTCTATCCTTATTCTTAGTAGTGGCCAGGCCGTGGCCGTGGATATAATTCTTTTCATTTTAACTTTAGTATTTTTAAAAACATGGACGTATCCTATTAAGAATGGGCCATCGCCGGCCTATAATGAAAGTCTTGCTCGTACAGGCAAATATCTTTTCATTTCAACTCTTATTTATAGTGGGGCCATGTGGCTAAGTTAG
- a CDS encoding 2Fe-2S iron-sulfur cluster-binding protein produces the protein MFKVNLTPSNETIYVDDEMSLLEHLKKNGVYVNSSCGGHGTCTDCIVRITAGGDNLNEPTEVEQKLLGNVFHITKERMSCQTIVNGEVTVDMSGHTKAGVEAKREAKNKKVVNEKLSKLKQSGNFKVRKKDEVEKVMTERQAKWEEKNSKKEEWKNHWEREGRDSSKEKRLGGGRRPKTIRQNYKEDDKE, from the coding sequence ATGTTCAAAGTTAATCTTACTCCATCAAATGAGACCATTTACGTTGATGATGAGATGTCTCTACTAGAGCATCTAAAGAAGAATGGAGTTTATGTTAACTCTAGTTGTGGAGGACACGGTACATGTACAGATTGTATTGTGAGAATCACTGCTGGAGGAGATAACCTAAATGAGCCGACGGAAGTTGAGCAAAAACTTTTAGGAAATGTATTTCACATCACTAAAGAGCGTATGTCTTGCCAGACAATCGTTAATGGTGAAGTTACTGTGGATATGTCTGGGCACACAAAAGCAGGTGTTGAGGCCAAGCGTGAAGCTAAGAATAAGAAAGTTGTTAATGAAAAGCTTTCAAAGCTTAAGCAGTCTGGAAACTTCAAAGTAAGAAAGAAAGACGAAGTTGAAAAGGTTATGACTGAGCGCCAAGCAAAGTGGGAAGAAAAGAACTCTAAGAAAGAGGAATGGAAGAACCACTGGGAGCGTGAAGGACGTGACAGTTCAAAAGAAAAGCGCCTAGGTGGTGGACGCCGCCCTAAAACAATTCGTCAAAACTATAAAGAAGACGACAAAGAATAA
- a CDS encoding polyhydroxyalkanoic acid system family protein: protein MSLKVNYNQASNQEEAYNLGKQAVTPEYVAKFNVKADVITDDGNFSMQAKGKGFELKLKFEDSYCLVDLDLSFMLKPLKGKILETIENKIKKTV from the coding sequence ATGAGTTTAAAGGTGAACTATAATCAGGCTTCAAATCAAGAAGAGGCCTATAATCTTGGTAAGCAGGCCGTTACACCTGAGTATGTGGCAAAATTCAATGTAAAAGCTGATGTTATAACAGATGATGGTAATTTTTCCATGCAAGCTAAAGGAAAAGGCTTTGAATTGAAGCTAAAGTTTGAAGATTCTTACTGTCTAGTTGATCTTGACCTATCTTTTATGCTAAAGCCTCTTAAAGGAAAAATTTTAGAAACCATTGAGAATAAGATCAAGAAGACCGTTTAA
- the pnp gene encoding polyribonucleotide nucleotidyltransferase, which yields MLNNKREFTYNFGGKDITIETGRMAKQADASVIVTCGGTQVLVTATSATQVKDGQDFFPLLVEYTEKFYSAGKFLGGFLKREGRPSVGETLNARLIDRPLRPLFPEGYMFDTVISCTVISYSPEGDPEVLAAIGASAALTISDIPFAGPIGTCKVGRIDGEFVINPDQDKWEESDMEIVVAASDNAILMVEGEAKVAPEQDVLDAIFYGQKEIEGFVSFLKDVQKEVGREKREFVSAAANKTMLEKIRADFTATAREALKITDKLLRQKAVKAIETQVKEAMAADPAAFGLTEDDAFGKEAYKGVDELMYEMLRGDILDEDKRIAGRGLAEVRTIETETDILKVPHGSSLFTRGETQVMAAVTLGGSKGAQMSDRIIGTKEDQFYLHYNFPPFSVGEARGVRGVGRREQGHGNLAERALKAVMPTDFPYTTRLVCEVLESNGSSSMGSVCSGSMALMDAGVPLTAPVAGIAMGLVTDGERFKILTDILGDEDHLGDMDFKVAGTTEGITAIQMDIKITGLTKEIVESAMAQAREGRLHILEEMAKTISVERKTLKDGVPVMKTMQIKQDQIGGLIGPGGKNIKKLQEDFDLTIEIEEDGTTKFISTNQEMIDECMSLVALQMNGPEVGKVYEAKVASLKDYGAFVDIAAGVGGLVHISEIAEDRITDAADYLDEGQEVKIKVLEIDKMGRAKLSIKAVEALKRKDGKTEAEAQKDAPKREPRESRDGDRGDRRPRGDRKPRADRKPRGDKKD from the coding sequence ATGTTAAACAACAAACGTGAGTTTACTTACAACTTCGGTGGTAAAGATATTACTATCGAAACTGGCCGTATGGCCAAGCAAGCAGATGCATCAGTTATCGTAACTTGTGGTGGTACACAAGTTCTTGTTACTGCAACTTCTGCAACTCAAGTAAAAGATGGGCAAGACTTTTTCCCACTTCTAGTAGAGTACACTGAGAAATTTTATTCAGCAGGGAAGTTCCTTGGTGGATTCCTTAAAAGAGAAGGTCGTCCTTCAGTAGGTGAGACCCTTAACGCTCGTCTAATTGATAGACCATTAAGGCCACTATTTCCAGAAGGATATATGTTTGACACTGTAATTTCTTGTACAGTTATCTCTTACTCACCTGAAGGTGACCCGGAGGTTCTTGCAGCAATCGGTGCTTCTGCGGCCCTTACTATTTCTGATATTCCATTTGCAGGGCCAATCGGTACTTGTAAAGTTGGCCGTATTGACGGTGAATTTGTTATCAACCCAGATCAAGATAAGTGGGAAGAATCAGATATGGAAATCGTTGTTGCTGCAAGTGACAATGCAATTCTTATGGTTGAAGGGGAAGCGAAGGTTGCTCCTGAACAAGATGTACTTGATGCAATCTTCTACGGTCAAAAAGAGATCGAAGGATTTGTTTCATTCCTTAAAGATGTTCAAAAAGAAGTTGGTAGAGAAAAACGTGAATTCGTATCTGCTGCTGCTAATAAAACAATGCTTGAGAAAATCAGAGCTGACTTCACTGCAACAGCACGTGAAGCTCTTAAGATTACTGACAAGCTTCTTAGACAAAAAGCTGTTAAAGCTATCGAAACTCAAGTTAAAGAAGCAATGGCAGCTGATCCGGCGGCCTTTGGTCTTACTGAAGACGATGCATTTGGAAAAGAAGCATACAAAGGTGTTGATGAGCTAATGTATGAAATGCTACGTGGTGATATTCTTGATGAAGACAAGCGTATTGCTGGACGTGGACTTGCTGAAGTTCGTACTATTGAAACTGAAACAGATATTCTAAAAGTACCACACGGATCATCACTATTTACTCGTGGTGAAACACAAGTTATGGCCGCTGTTACTCTTGGTGGTAGCAAAGGTGCTCAAATGAGTGACCGTATTATCGGTACAAAAGAAGACCAATTCTATCTACACTATAACTTCCCTCCATTCTCTGTAGGTGAGGCACGTGGTGTACGTGGTGTTGGACGTCGTGAACAAGGTCACGGTAACCTAGCTGAGCGTGCTCTTAAAGCAGTTATGCCAACAGACTTCCCATATACAACTCGTCTTGTATGTGAGGTTCTAGAGTCTAACGGTTCTTCTTCAATGGGTTCTGTATGTTCAGGTTCAATGGCCCTTATGGATGCTGGTGTTCCTCTAACTGCACCAGTTGCAGGGATTGCGATGGGTCTAGTAACTGATGGTGAAAGATTCAAAATCCTTACAGATATCCTTGGTGATGAAGATCACCTAGGTGATATGGACTTTAAAGTTGCTGGTACAACTGAAGGTATCACAGCAATTCAAATGGATATTAAGATTACTGGTCTTACTAAAGAAATCGTTGAAAGTGCAATGGCACAAGCAAGAGAAGGGCGTCTGCACATCCTTGAAGAGATGGCAAAGACAATTTCTGTTGAAAGAAAAACTCTTAAAGACGGTGTTCCTGTAATGAAAACTATGCAGATCAAGCAAGATCAAATCGGTGGTCTTATTGGTCCTGGTGGAAAGAATATTAAGAAGCTTCAAGAGGATTTCGATCTTACTATCGAAATTGAGGAAGATGGAACAACTAAATTCATCTCAACTAACCAAGAGATGATTGATGAGTGTATGTCACTAGTTGCTCTACAAATGAATGGACCTGAAGTTGGAAAAGTATATGAAGCTAAAGTTGCTTCTCTTAAAGACTATGGTGCATTTGTTGATATCGCTGCAGGTGTTGGTGGACTTGTTCACATTTCTGAAATTGCTGAAGATAGAATCACTGATGCTGCTGACTACTTAGACGAAGGTCAAGAAGTAAAGATTAAGGTTCTTGAAATCGATAAAATGGGACGTGCTAAGCTTTCAATCAAAGCAGTTGAAGCTCTTAAGAGAAAAGACGGAAAGACTGAAGCTGAAGCACAAAAAGATGCTCCAAAGCGTGAGCCACGTGAGTCAAGAGATGGTGACAGAGGTGATCGTAGGCCAAGAGGTGATAGAAAGCCTCGCGCAGACAGAAAGCCACGTGGTGACAAAAAAGATTAA
- a CDS encoding GlsB/YeaQ/YmgE family stress response membrane protein — protein MAIEQFIIILFIGAISGWLAGSLYRGETFGLVGNIIVGIMGSFVGSFTFHLVGFASYGLIGSIVISTIGAIVFLATLQLLQKL, from the coding sequence GTGGCCATCGAACAATTTATCATTATTTTATTTATTGGTGCCATTTCTGGCTGGTTAGCAGGAAGTCTCTACCGCGGAGAAACCTTTGGCCTTGTGGGTAATATCATTGTGGGTATTATGGGCTCCTTCGTAGGAAGCTTCACATTCCACCTGGTAGGCTTTGCAAGTTACGGCCTTATAGGAAGTATCGTTATCTCCACCATTGGTGCAATCGTCTTTTTAGCGACTCTTCAGCTCTTGCAGAAGTTGTGA
- the dut gene encoding dUTP diphosphatase, translating into MIDRVVDLKVKKLEHYDSSFDLPQYETTGAAGADLRAHLENKDGLVIAPGARVLVPTGLSFEIPHGYEVQIRPRSGLSFKTDLLVVNSPGTIDCDYRGEVKIILGNFGKEDFIIKHGERVAQMVMAPVWQARISAVDELTDTERGAGGFGSTGTK; encoded by the coding sequence ATGATCGATAGAGTAGTTGATTTAAAAGTTAAGAAGCTAGAGCATTACGACTCTAGCTTCGATCTTCCACAATATGAAACAACTGGAGCTGCGGGAGCAGATCTTCGTGCTCATCTTGAGAACAAAGATGGCCTTGTCATCGCTCCAGGTGCTCGTGTTCTTGTTCCAACTGGTTTAAGCTTTGAGATCCCTCATGGGTATGAAGTTCAAATCAGACCTCGTTCGGGACTTTCGTTTAAAACAGACCTTCTTGTTGTTAACTCGCCTGGGACAATCGATTGCGATTATCGCGGCGAAGTTAAAATCATCCTTGGAAATTTTGGTAAAGAAGACTTCATTATTAAGCATGGTGAGCGTGTTGCTCAGATGGTTATGGCACCAGTTTGGCAGGCCAGAATCTCGGCCGTGGATGAATTGACTGATACTGAAAGAGGGGCCGGAGGTTTCGGTTCAACAGGAACAAAGTAA